From the genome of Glycine max cultivar Williams 82 chromosome 2, Glycine_max_v4.0, whole genome shotgun sequence, one region includes:
- the LOC100784160 gene encoding heavy metal-associated isoprenylated plant protein 28, giving the protein MANMQIVPAYKTIVEAQYVEMMVPLYSYGCEKKIKKTLSNLKGIYSVNVDYYQQKVTVWGICNKYDVLETVRSKRKEAQFWNQEDNVVLEKSQSPSSSPPPPFPHKDFKPSLALTKVRSLSLKAWKKVFTRSYSF; this is encoded by the exons ATGGCCAACATGCAAATTGTCCCAGCTTACAAGACTATTGTGGAGGCACAGTATGTTGAAATGATGGTTCCATTGTACTCTTATGGATgcgagaagaaaataaagaaaaccttATCCAACCTTAAAG GCATATACTCGGTAAATGTCGATTATTATCAACAAAAGGTGACAGTGTGGGGAATTTGCAACAAATATGATGTGCTAGAAACCGTGAGAAGCAAGAGAAAAGAGGCTCAGTTTTGGAACCAAGAAGACAATGTTGTATTAGAGAAATCACAATCACCCTCAtcttcaccaccaccacccttTCCTCACAAGGATTTTAAACCCTCTTTAGCTTTAACCAAGGTTCGATCTCTGAGTTTGAAAGCATGGAAGAAGGTCTTCACTAGATCATATTCTTTCTAG